AGCGTGTGCGTGGGCGTgtgcgtgggcgtgggcgtgagcgtgggcgtgggcgtggacgtgggcgtgggcgtggtaGCAGCCTGTTGCGCCGGCGTGGGAAGTGGAGAGAGGGGAGTTGGGAGTGGTTGGAGGGAGAGTTGGATGCACAGCTATGGTCTAGAAGAAAAGGTTCAACTTCAACGCAAACACGAAAGCTCAGGCGCGGCGGAGCTAGATCAGCCAACGACGGCGGTCCTGCGGGCGGCGGGAGATGTGACAGCCGAAGGGCGAGGGCCAGGGCGAGGGCCAGGGCCAGGGCCAGGGCCAGGGCGgtgacgaggacgaggacgaggacaaggacaaggacaaggTCGAGGTCGCGGACAAGGGTGAGGCTCACGACACACGCAGCAACGGCAAGGCAAAGACGGAGGCGGATGGGCGCAGGACGGGGTGCAAAGCAAAAGCGCACGGCATATACGAGGCAGCCGGATCTCGTCGCGACGAGCTGATCACTGCCTCACTTTGTCGATAAAGATCTGCACGCGGCTGTGGTCGGTCACGTGGGTTCGAGGCGTGCTGCCGTGCTGCCGTGCTGCCGTGCTGCCGTGCTGCGTGCTGGGGCGCCCTGGGCGGAGCGGCAAGTGCCGTTGAATTTCTCGGAGTGCTTCGACCGCACTGCACGTCGTCCGTCGCCATCCACGCCGCGCAATTGGGCGGTTGAGCATCACCATGAGCACACGAACACCCTCACGGCGGCTCGCGCAGTCGGGTGAGTAGTCCCACCTCCTTTCATGGCCAGCAACGACGTGGATGCAGACGTCGCtttctcctctcctctcctctcctctccttctccatctcctccctctcctctcctctccttctCCATCTCCTCCTCTCCTcccctctcctctcctccacctcctcctccacctcctcctccacctcctcctccacctcctcctccacctcctcctccacctcctcctccacctcctcctccacctcctcctccacctcctcctccacctcctcctccacctcctcctccacctcctcctccacctcctcctccacctcctcctccacctcctcctccacctcctcctccacctcctccacctccacccaCTGCAGGCACTGACAAGCCCTCCTCCAGCCCTCGCCCTCCGCCCCCAATGCACACAATGGACCAGCCTCCCTTCACTCGCACGGCGCAATGCATCGACCAAACCCTCAACCGCCAACGATGACCTCTCCAACCCCCTGCTGGAGAAGTACCTGCAGCAGCGGGAATCCGAGCGCGCCGCAGCAGAGGCAGACCGGTCCGAGCAGACCGCCGGCGCCCCGAAGAAGCCGTCCACCACACTGCGTGACGGAGGCTCCTTCACCGCCCCCTCGCCGCTCTTCAACCCCGAGCGCCTGATCCCCGGATGGCGCAAGGACCTCGCCCCAACCGACAAGGCCGCGCTCAAGGCACAGGCCGAGCAGCGCAGACTGGCCGTccagaaggaggaggagaagcgCCTGCTCGACGTGAACCTCGACCCCGcccccgccgcccgccgccgcctcgaGCGCAAGCTCGTCATCAAGGGCCTCTCCAAGCACGGCCGCATGACCAAGGCCGCAAAGATCCTCCGTACCGAGCGATCCTCGCTGTACAAGTCAAACTTCCTCCCCACCTCGGTCAAGAAGATGACCAAGATCCTGAACCAGATCCAGGGCAAGACCGTCTCCGAGGCCCTTGTCCAGCTGCGCTTCTCCCCCAAGAAGATTGCCCGCGACATCTACAAGGGCCTCATCATCGCCCAGGACGAGGCCATTGCCGCGCGAGGCATGGGCCTGGGTGACAGGAACGCCTTGAAGAAGTGGATCGAGCAGAGGAACGAGGTCGCTTCCACCCTGGCCAACCTCGACGAGAAGACGCCCAAGACAAAGGGCGCCACCCAGCTCATTGAGCTCAAGGAcggcaagaagaagctcgTCACGGACGCGACCGAGATCTACATTGACCAGGCCTGGTGCGGGAGGGGCGAGAGCTGGAAGAGCCCCGAGTTCAGAGCGAGAGGAAGGGTGAATATGCTGACACACCGAACAACCAGTACGTCTAGTCTCGTCTTATCTTGCATTCATCCATTCATCCATTCATCCATTCATCCACTCATTCACTAACACTACCCAGGCTTCTCCTTCCTGCTCAAAGAAGAAAAGACACGGATGCGCATCTCGGACGAAATCAAGAAGAAGCGCGACAACCGCAAGCTGTGGGTCGCCCTGCCCGACCGACCCATCACAGCGCAGAGGCAGTACTGCCTGTGGTAGAGGTAGGACTGGCAATGTAACATAGCGCACATGTGTGAATAGCGTAGAGcagcatcatcatcatcgaaGAGCCTGTACAACACCCTCCCGCAAACGCTTTGTTTCCACGACCGTATCATCGCACAAGTAACCTTTCAGCACACACGAGGCTTGCCATCTACCCTCTACTGCCCACTTACCTGCTCACGTCACATACCCAACCTCACACTACCACCTACACACCCCCCACCCATACCTTCACACACGACACATCTCAACCACAACGTCCCGCCGTCCAGGGGATTGGTACGTGGTCTTCCTTTGTTCATTCCTTGATGCATtcactctctctctctcaaCACAAGAATCTAGCTCCACTCCACACTACCCCCAGCCACGCCGTCCAGCCCCCACCCCCCGTATGCATCCACGAATCCCTCCCGAGTCAGCCGCTCCTTGTGCTCCTCGCCCCGCCACGCCAACTGCGCTCCTAGCCGCCAGCTCGTGTCCATCATGGGCACCACAAGCTCAATCAGCTGCAGATTCTCCGGCTGCCTCACGCACGCCTTGGCCAGGATGGCTTGCAGCTCGACCTTGGTAGCCGCGCGGTGGAACGACGCGGCTGGCGAAGGGTGGTGGTAGAGCGGGAGGAGGTGCGAGTACGCGTGTGGGACGATGTCGTTGTACGCTGCAACGAGGGACAAGTCAGCTCCGCGCTTCAGCAAATCGGGGAGGGGGAGGGAGTCTCACGTTGCCGGGCGCCCCAGATCAGCCGCTCGACCGTGTATCCGTCGTTGTTGATCACGAATACGATAGGCGCGATGCCTGCTTTGATCATGGTGCCAAGCTCCTGCATCGTCAGCGCCAGGGACCCGTCGCCCGTAACCAGCACCGTTCTCCCCATCCTGCacccgccaccgccaccgccaccgccgccgccgccgccgccgccgccgccgccgcctcgcGGCCTCTTGCCCTCCAGCTCTTTGCGCGCCACTTCGATCCCCAGCGTCGCGGCGGTCGCGTATCCGATGCTGCCGTAGTAGATCTGCGCGATGAGCTGCGTGCTGGCTGGAAACGCAATGTCGCACAGTCCGAACACGCTCGTTCCCGTCTCGCCGACTACAATGTCGTTGGGCTGCAGGAAGGACTCGATCTGCGGCCACAGCCAGGACTGCGTGATGTGGACTGCGTCTTTGTCCAGCGGGATCCTCGGAGGGGGCAGGACGGCCTTTGGGATTTCGTGCTGGGGCGTGGAGGGCAGCGCTTTCACCAGGGCCGCGAGCAGCGGCTTGATAGCCGTGTCTGGGTACCTTTCCCCCCCGACAACGACGTCGTGCGCGTTGATCTCAATGCACGCGCTCGAGTTTAGGTTTCGCGAGAACCCACCCGAGTTCGTGTCTGCTGGCAGGTAGCCCAGCAAGATTGTGAGATCTGCAGACTCGGCGGCTTCGCGCACGCCAGGCGTCCCAATCGCGCCGTTCCAGACGCCGACGTAGTATGGTGAGGTTTCGTCAACGATGCCTTTGCCCATGTTTGCGGAGAAGAAGGGAACGCTCAGCGTTGAGATGAGCGACTGCGTCTCGGAAACGGCATCAAAGCGGTGGACCAGTGCGTCGACAAGGAGGGACGGGTGTTTGGCTTCACTGAGCGCGCGGGATATGGCGCTCACGGCAGCGTTCTGGGCCTCAGCATCGACTTGGGGAGAGATGTCGACTGGCGTTGAGAGGAGACTGGCGTCTACCTGCTCCGCGGAAAGGTCGAGAGGGAGGAAGATGTAGACCGGGCCGGACTGGATGAAGCATTCTCTTATCACGCGGTCGATTTCCGCCGGTGCAGTCTCGATGTCCCACAGTTCTGCTGCGGCGCAACGGACGGGCTCAGAGCACTTGTTGTACGTTTGGTGATTTGGCTTTCGTCCAATGGAGTGGTGGATCATCATGTGCTTGCTCTGCATGGCTCGTGTAGTCTGGCCCACAATGTGTATCATCTTGACGTGCTCTGACATTGCGCCCGCCACCCCATTGAGAGCGCTCAATTCCCCCACCCCGTGGGTCGTGACGAAACACCCAGGCACGCCCTTGACCCTGGCATACCCGTCAGCAGCGTACGCAGCGTTGAGCTCGCTCTGGTTCGTTATCAACTCGACCCCTGCGGTGTCGTAAATCGAGTCGAGCAACTGCAGATTGAAATCGCCCGGGACTCCAAAGATGGTCTCAACACCAACCTGGTGAAGTCGCTCCCACATGTACTGGCCGAGTGAAATCTTGCCTGGCTCCGTGGCACTCATGCTTACGAGCAGTGTTCGACTGGAGCAGTCTACAATCCGAGGCGATGTGCTGTTGCGATGGAGAAAAGAGGTCGAAAGGCGAATCAATGCTCAAGGGAACCTGTACGTCGTCAATGCGGGATCGGGGCGAATATAACAGTGCAATGCTACTCTGGTATGAATGATACCATGACCCACCCTTGGTTGCTACAGGTCACATCAGCTCCCGCTTACTATTCGACCAAACCCCAGGTGTGCTGTGCGTAGGCATGTCCGCTGTTTGAAGCTCATCCGCTGCTCTCTTGCGTAATAGGACAGACAGTAGGGCGTGCTGCATGCAGGGCGTAGTACATCGCGCTCTCCAGCCTCGGTTCAGGGCGGGGAAGAGACAGGATGACGCGGGGACGTGAGAGGCGTCGGAACATGGACCGGTTTTCGGAGCAAGCTTCCATGCGCTTTGGATCCATGATGTTCAAGGTGCTTCACGGATATTTTCATTCTCTTGAGCATATGCATGTGAGTCATGTTCGTTTGTTGTCTAGACTAGTTGGCTAGACTGCGGCGCTCTCCTCTGTCGAGCCATTGAGCTTGCCCTCCTTTGCATCCTCGAAAGTCGCCATTTTGAAGTCGTACGGCAACTCAAACTCTGCGTTGGCATCGCCCTTGAACGGCTTGAAGTCAACGAGAAGCGAGTCCTTGACAGCAAATACAGCATCGTCTTCAATGTACTTGCTGCTCCTGTCAAAGATCTGGGTGACGATCGGCTTGTGTCCTGGCGCTGTGAGCTGTTTCTAATCAGTACCATGTACGGCAGAGCAGATGGTAGGAGGAGCTTACGAGGAAGTGGATATGCGCCGGCCTGTACGGGTGTCTATCCAATGCCTTCAGCACCTTGCCTGCCGGCCCGTCAAAGGGAATGGGATAAGGCACAGGCCGGAGGCAGTAAAAGTCGTATTTGCCGTCAGCCCCCGTCGTGAACCTTCCCCTCAGATTCATCTCCGGCTGGTCTGGATCCTGCTGTTCATACAGTCCGTTTGGCGCCGTGTGCCAGACATCCACAACCGCGCCCTCGATCGGCTTGCCGGTCTTGAAATCCGTCACAGTACCGTGCATCCATGTGCGGTCCCCTTCCTCCTCAACGCCTGACACGATGCAGCTTCCCATCTCCATCTTTGGGGCGTCGTGCCGGTAGAAGGGTCCGAGGATGGCGGTTGCGGTGGGCTCGTCGGTGGCGTCTGTAGCGAGCTTGTATGTTATTTCGTCGACGAGGGATTCGAGGCCGAGCACGTCACAGAGGAGTTGCCCTTCGTTGCGCTTGGCGTCAGACATGCGGCCGGCCTCGTTCATCTATCTCGATCAGACCTTGCGATGCTGAGAGGTTTGCGGGGAACGTACCAGCTCGACGCCCATCATCCATTCATCGACTGTGAGCTCATTCTCGCGCGCAAAGTCGTGCAGGTGCTGGATCAAGCTCGACGTGAGCTGTTTGACGCGAGGATTCGCATTGGGCCCTGTTGCGGCGATGACCTGTTGTGTGAAGTTTGGGTTGAACTTGTGCGTTTTACTGTCTgatactgctgctgctgcttgcGGCATGATGAAGGCTACGACAATCAATTCAAGCGCCAACGTATGTCAAGAGCTGTCCAGTAGTCAGTTGTGTATGAGGTTAGCTGGAGATCAAAAAGGCCATGTATGGCCATGCAGGGCAGCTTTAAAGAGTCTGCTTGGTACCGACTGGCGAACTGGCGAACGGGCGCATATCGGGCGCAACAGAAGTGTGGGGTGAGTGGGAGCAGCCGCAGTGCAACATCCGAACGTGAGAGCATCCGAACATTGTCCTAGCCAATGAGATCCAGGGCGATCGGCAGAGGGCAGTAATCCGCTACGAGCGCTCGCAGCTGAACACGGATGAGAGGCTGAGAAACGCTAGTAGCGTCAACAACAGACTAGGCAACGTAGGTCGTCTTTTAAGACTTGATACGTATCCTACTACTTCGGTATCTATAGAACCAGAGCTCCAACTCGCTGTACCAGAATACCACGGTTCAGACTTGGCCATCAACTCAGCTCGCATCCGATGGTCCATCCAGCCTGCACCTATGTTCTCCACCAACTACGCAATGGTATCCTCCCATAGCCAAAACCTTCGGCTAGTGCAGCATCTCAATTACCAATCTCTAGTGTGCGCGCGGAACAACTTCATGGCTCCTGCATGTGTAAACGTGAAAAGGCCGACCGAAACTCTCTCAATCGCTATCATCATCGACTCTTGCGCGCTTTGTCGAACGACCCTCTGAGGGGTCTGTGATGCCGTAGCGCTTCTCTCCCGATTTCGCCTCGCCCTTGACTTCGTTGATCATTGCGTTGATGTTGAATGGGTCGTCCGTGTCTTTCTCGAACTGAACCGGCCCGTCCCTTTGCTCTTGCAAATCGGCACCCTTGAAGCCCTTGCCTGCCTTGCCTAGCACCTCGAACTTGCTGGACTTGGTAATTCGGTCGTATGTCTGGCCCTCGTCTTCAGCGTCATCTTGCTGGACAGTAGGCCGGTAGATGCTGCTGATCGCGTCCTGGGCAGCGAACAAAGGCTTGTCGTAGTGGTTGTCCTCGTTGATGCCTGCGTTGAACCCGCTAGACTGGTTGAATAGCCGGGCATCGTACATCGACTCTCCACTCTGCGTGGGCTTTGCAAGGCCAAGCGCAACTTTCTCGGAGATGTCTCGATTTTGTTCACGGGCAAGCATCTGGATCTTGCGTTCCGTGCCCATCTTGGCCTGGCGTAGTTCGCGCTGGAAATCCTCACGACGCTCCTTCCTTGCTTCTTGTCGTTTGCGGACCTCCTCTTGCTCCGAGTCTGATTCCGAGTCGCTGTAGGAGCGCCGGCGTCCAGCGTTCGCGCGCTCCTCCCGCGCTTGTTTGGCCAGGTTGCGTAGATGCTCCTCCTTTTGcagcttctccttctctgcCAATCTTTGCTGCATGATTGCACGCTGCTTGACCTCCTCACGGGCGTGTCGATCCGCGGCCTGCAACGCTTCACCGAATTGTGCAAATTTGTCGTTGATGGTGATGTCTTGAAGACCTCGCCCATCGGCGGCCAGACGCTTGTCCAGGGGCACAGTGTAACCCTTGGGGTTCTTCCAGTTGCTGATCGGCGGCGGGATCTTCCACATCTCCTGGTCCTCGGCGGTCAACTTTCGTGGCGGCGAGTGGAGGATGGGAGGCGGCGGGGAAGGGGGACCGCGGGGAATACGCTTGTGCTTGAACTTGGGTGGCTCCATAGGGTCGATCTGCCGCTGCTGGATCTTGAAGATGCGCGTCTTGCCCTGTGCTTCGCCCATCTGCGCGGTGGGTGTGTATCGCACGAAAGTGGGCTCGTCATCCTTGCGGCCCTGGACGTTCTTGGGCTTCTGTGCGGCCGTCTGGCCTGAAACAAGGGCCATGAGTGCGGCCTCTGTCTTTGCCTTTGTCGCCTGTACAACCTCCTGGCTGGGGCGGTCCAGGTCCAGGTCGCCGGCGTTTGCCTGCTGTCGCAGCGGGATCAGGTCCTTGAAGCTGGCCTGCACGATTCTGTTTTCGCCGTGTCCCCTTCTCGCGATCTCGTCGTACTTGGTCTTGCCCTCGGCGTCTACTCGTCGCGTGAGCGCGTTTGATGTCGACGGCTGGCCCTTCTTGCCCATGTCGAGCGGGTACTGCGCGACGTGGACCTCGGGAAATGCGCCGCCGTCGCCAAAGTCCTCGGCGGCGCGCGGTCGCCAGCTCTGCCTGCTGCCGTACGGAGGCGGTCCGTTCTGCCTCTTCGCGACCTGTGTCTCATACTGTTCGGAGCTCAGCACGCGCGTGCTTCGTGTcagctcctcctcctcgcccGTGTATCTTGGCTTCGGCAGCGACTTGGAAAGAGCGGCGACGGACATGGTAGCGGGTGGAGGTGGCGGCGTAGGGTGGCGGCGCAGGGTGGCGGCGCAGGTAGGGTTGGTGGATCCTGGGGGCTCTTGGACAATGGCGGCTGCGAGCAAAAGTTCACCACATCGATCCGGTCCAACGCCAAGGACGGAGGCGGCAGCGCCGGCCTCCGCCACGTGACCGGAACGCCGCAAGACGACGACAAGGCTTCACAGTGCACGACGCAAGTTGGGTGATTGTTCGTCCGCACTTGCTAGAGAGGCTGTCGCTGGGTGGCTTTGGAAGCTTGGCGTGGTTCTCAAGCTCAGCTCTGGCCTGGGCCTGCCGGTGGATGGTGAGTATGTGACTCGGGCCTCGGCCAGGAGCATGTCGACATTCAATAGCCATGGATGATCATGGAGCTCTCTACGCGTCGTCCACTGTCTGCCTGCCATTGTCTTGGACACATCACCGGACGATGTTACACAGCAATGTCCATCGTTTCGAGCCCTGCCGACCCATGTCGAATTGTGGGGAAGCTCGCATCCTCCAAATTGTGAGGCAGCAGGCTGGTGCCCCTGAAGGCAAGGCACGGGGCTGCTTTGGCTGCAGAGCGAGGTATCATGCATGGCATTCGCAACGTCCATGGGTTGCGACGACCACGCTCGGATCCAATTGCACTGCACGTCACAGCCCGTCCGTTTGGCGGCCGTTCAAACTTCAACGCGTGCCATTTGCTAGCTCACGGCTAGAGTCGTGCTTCTCTCGTGCGTGCGGCTGTTCGGACCGTGCGTCTTGACGAGGCAGTCGGCCCTGCTTGTCCAACGGCCCATCTGCCAGTGTCGCAAAGTCGCGAAGAGGGAAACACGCCGCACGCCGTCTCGCTCACTGCAGGCCTTCTAGAAACAATTTCATTCCGGTCGCGAGCGTGTCACAAGCATGACGCGCGCCACGTCTTCCCTGTGACCGCACAGCGCTGAACCCTGCAGCTGCCAGCAGATTCACCGGCGTGCCTTGCAGCCATGCCGGCCGTCTCTCGACACTCGTCGGCGGCGCGACAATCTGACATGCCATCACAAACACCGCCCGCCAAACACAAACGCTTCGCCTCGCTGTTGCGCCTGccctcctcctcgtcgtcgtcgtcgtccaaAAGGGACAAAGACCGGGAAACTCCCCCAGCTTCCTCTCCGCGAAACCCCACCACGcccactgctgctgctcccgctgctgctgctcccgctgctgctgctcccgctgctgctgctcccgCTGCTGCTCccgctcctgctcctgctgctgctcccgCTCCTGCCCCTGCACCTCCACCTGCACCTATTCAGAGCGCGCCCTCGGCGACTTTGTCCTATTTCTCTCCTCAGCCCGGCGCGTCCGGCTCCGGGACCGACGTTCGTTCACCTGGAAGCAAGAGACCGCCTGCCTCGTTCAGTGGTCATGGGTAACTACGCCGTGCGCCGCTGTGTCCCCGTGTTTGGTGCTAATAGTGGCATAGTAAGCAACGATCTAGTAGCCGTCGACTAGCACCTCATCAGCCCCCCAGTCGCGTCCACACCATCGGAATGCAGCTGTAATGCATTTCCCTGGCATGAGCCAAGCTCTCCCCAATTCGCCTTCTCGGCGCCCTGGCACATGGCTGACCGTATCTGTGTGCAGGCATAAACAATTCGCGTGGACCGCCCGTCACCCTCATCACACGCGGCAACTCCGACTACGCGCGCAAGAAGACGCCTGCCACGACCCCGACCCAGCCACCGCGACAGCACTCCGGGCTGCCCACGCCAATCGCTGGTCTGCAACGGCTGGGCCAGCCAGAGGACAattcctcttcctcgtcagACAGTTCGAGCGCAAGCGAGGCGACCGCGTCAGCATCGCAAACAAACAAGCCAGCGCTCTCGCGACAAAGCACCGTGACCAGCACGCGCTCCTCGCGGCACATGGCGACCTCGAGGGACGAGTCCCCTGACTTGGACGACGCCCGCAGTGGGCACGCCGCGCGCGCACAGAGGAACACACCAGGCACCGAGAGCGAGGACCTCTTCATGAACATCGCCGAGGACAGTGCGCCCAGACAGCGCGCAATGGACGCTGCAACTCGGCAAGACCGCCTGCGCTCGCGCATCGCCCGCGTGAACAATCGACACTCAACCCCGTCTGGCCTACAATCGTCCTCACCGGCACACGCCATATCCGCCTACACCACGCCGACCACCAGTCGCATACCCTTTTCCACTTCCGCAGACCCAAAGTCGACCGCATTGCCCCGCCGCGCCACAGCCCTGCCTACACCCTCCAGGCCCGCCTATCAGTCACCCTTGTCGCCAAACAACCCAAACGAGACCACCCGGACTCGATTGCCTGAGCTCCACCCCAAGGCATCCTTTTCTTCTAAAAGAGACGCGGAGCTTTCGCCGAACGAATTCCTTGCCTCGATGCGGCGGCCATCTGCCCCAGATGCGCTACAGACGCCCCCAAAACGCACACCAACACACGCCTACCGCTCCTCAAACCTGAACTACACATCCACGCGCAACGAGCCGAGAACACCACAAGCCGAAACGAGACAGGACGCATCTTCTCATCATGACGGTACTGAATCGCATGGCTCAACGGGTCCGGCAGCTTCCGTGTGGGACGAATTGGATGAGTTGAAAACACGCATCAGAAAAATAGAACAaggcggcagcagcaagaCTCCCGCAACCTCAAACGCTGCCGTCGCACAAGCTTCTGCCGACCGTCCGCGAACCGCC
This genomic interval from Ascochyta rabiei chromosome 5, complete sequence contains the following:
- a CDS encoding 39S ribosomal protein L22, mitochondrial → MSTRTPSRRLAQSALALRPQCTQWTSLPSLARRNASTKPSTANDDLSNPLLEKYLQQRESERAAAEADRSEQTAGAPKKPSTTLRDGGSFTAPSPLFNPERLIPGWRKDLAPTDKAALKAQAEQRRLAVQKEEEKRLLDVNLDPAPAARRRLERKLVIKGLSKHGRMTKAAKILRTERSSLYKSNFLPTSVKKMTKILNQIQGKTVSEALVQLRFSPKKIARDIYKGLIIAQDEAIAARGMGLGDRNALKKWIEQRNEVASTLANLDEKTPKTKGATQLIELKDGKKKLVTDATEIYIDQAWCGRGESWKSPEFRARGRVNMLTHRTTSFSFLLKEEKTRMRISDEIKKKRDNRKLWVALPDRPITAQRQYCLW
- a CDS encoding Pyruvate decarboxylase, translating into MSATEPGKISLGQYMWERLHQVGVETIFGVPGDFNLQLLDSIYDTAGVELITNQSELNAAYAADGYARVKGVPGCFVTTHGVGELSALNGVAGAMSEHVKMIHIVGQTTRAMQSKHMMIHHSIGRKPNHQTYNKCSEPVRCAAAELWDIETAPAEIDRVIRECFIQSGPVYIFLPLDLSAEQVDASLLSTPVDISPQVDAEAQNAAVSAISRALSEAKHPSLLVDALVHRFDAVSETQSLISTLSVPFFSANMGKGIVDETSPYYVGVWNGAIGTPGVREAAESADLTILLGYLPADTNSGGFSRNLNSSACIEINAHDVVVGGERYPDTAIKPLLAALVKALPSTPQHEIPKAVLPPPRIPLDKDAVHITQSWLWPQIESFLQPNDIVVGETGTSVFGLCDIAFPASTQLIAQIYYGSIGYATAATLGIEVARKELEGKRPRGGGGGGGGGGGGGGGGGGCRMGRTVLVTGDGSLALTMQELGTMIKAGIAPIVFVINNDGYTVERLIWGARQPYNDIVPHAYSHLLPLYHHPSPAASFHRAATKVELQAILAKACVRQPENLQLIELVVPMMDTSWRLGAQLAWRGEEHKERLTREGFVDAYGGWGLDGVAGGSVEWS
- a CDS encoding Catechol 1,2-dioxygenase yields the protein MPQAAAAVSDSKTHKFNPNFTQQVIAATGPNANPRVKQLTSSLIQHLHDFARENELTVDEWMMGVELMNEAGRMSDAKRNEGQLLCDVLGLESLVDEITYKLATDATDEPTATAILGPFYRHDAPKMEMGSCIVSGVEEEGDRTWMHGTVTDFKTGKPIEGAVVDVWHTAPNGLYEQQDPDQPEMNLRGRFTTGADGKYDFYCLRPVPYPIPFDGPAGKVLKALDRHPYRPAHIHFLLTAPGHKPIVTQIFDRSSKYIEDDAVFAVKDSLLVDFKPFKGDANAEFELPYDFKMATFEDAKEGKLNGSTEESAAV
- a CDS encoding mRNA splicing protein, translated to MSVAALSKSLPKPRYTGEEEELTRSTRVLSSEQYETQVAKRQNGPPPYGSRQSWRPRAAEDFGDGGAFPEVHVAQYPLDMGKKGQPSTSNALTRRVDAEGKTKYDEIARRGHGENRIVQASFKDLIPLRQQANAGDLDLDRPSQEVVQATKAKTEAALMALVSGQTAAQKPKNVQGRKDDEPTFVRYTPTAQMGEAQGKTRIFKIQQRQIDPMEPPKFKHKRIPRGPPSPPPPILHSPPRKLTAEDQEMWKIPPPISNWKNPKGYTVPLDKRLAADGRGLQDITINDKFAQFGEALQAADRHAREEVKQRAIMQQRLAEKEKLQKEEHLRNLAKQAREERANAGRRRSYSDSESDSEQEEVRKRQEARKERREDFQRELRQAKMGTERKIQMLAREQNRDISEKVALGLAKPTQSGESMYDARLFNQSSGFNAGINEDNHYDKPLFAAQDAISSIYRPTVQQDDAEDEGQTYDRITKSSKFEVLGKAGKGFKGADLQEQRDGPVQFEKDTDDPFNINAMINEVKGEAKSGEKRYGITDPSEGRSTKRARVDDDSD